In Leishmania donovani BPK282A1 complete genome, chromosome 28, the genomic stretch agaggaggaggcgcagcagctgcaggcgatgATCCGCCGCTTGTCGTCGAGCTACAGTGCGCCCCCATCCGAGGCACAGGCTCCTgtcgcgtcgccgccgccccactccaaggcgctggcggcggtcgCCAGAAGCCTGCTGGCGAACCGGACAGCGCTTCGAGTCACACGTCACGACGTAGAGCAGTGTCTGgcacgacgcagcgccgAAGAGTGGGCATCGTATGCCAACACTGAGGCTCGCGTGTtggcggtgtgcgcgcaaCTGGAACAGCAGCACTCTGCAAGCACCGCGCTGCTGTCCAGCGCTCAGGTGGACGTGGTGTTTCTCGTGTCGCTGTGCCTGCGCAGCTGGTTAGGCCTCCCGACGACACACAGCACGCCTGCGCGGCGCAAGCTCTACTGGACAGCTCTGCAGTGCTTCAGCGAGCACGGCATTGCTGCTTATGATGCATTGGTGgcgcgcagcatcgccttGCATGTGGAGCGGGCACTGCGGGAGAGTGCTGCCGTCGTGAAGGACGCCGTCTTGTTTCCCGTTTCGCGCTCAGTGCCACTGCCCTCCGCTCTCTTCGCGCACTTGCTGGTGCGACCCTTTGCGCTGGCGATGAACTGAACGGCCATCGTGCCTGGAGGTAAAGTGCGACGgggcgcggtggtgggggtgccacaggtgcggctgctctcCACTCTGCACTTGCACGCGTGGCAGAGGAGAAAGGATTAAGATTCGAAAAATGAGTGGTGCGCGGTGGCCAGTCGACACTGGGACGGCAATGAGAAAGGCGCTTTCCACCTTTTCATGTACACTTCGCAGCTGACACAGCTCTTTTCCAGTACGAGAAACAGCGAAGCCGCGATTATAACTGCTGTGGAGCATTTATGTGATGTGCGGGACTTTGGTGATGTTgcgcccaccgccgccttttGTTCGTTCTCGAAACCCTCAAACGCCTTTTTCGGTGTTCAGTGTGCATCCTTTTGCGTaggaaagaagaggaacGAGGGAGCTGCGCCGTTGATGCTTTGCGGGGTCGTCGCACACCATGGTTGCGCACAGGCATTCGCGGTGGCACCACTTCCGCTCTGGtactctccccctctctctgcaaCTGCCCTCATCGTTTCTTTCGTTTTGCCCATGACTAAACAccgatctctctctcccgctcgctcacctgctctcctcctcttccgtgCTGCCTCTACGGCCCGTCTCTCTTCAGTCCACCGTTCACATTGCGCGTGCTGTAGCGTGTGTGCTGGTCcgcacgctctctctctttccagATTGTTGttgcgtgcacacacaccggcgtCAGCTCGTTGCCCCGTCGTAACTTATCGGTCGTTCTTTCGTCGGTTGCCCTCCACCCATACGTCTTCCGTGCCACCGCACCGGCCTGTAGACCAAACAACAAGATATACCGGACGCGCAGCTGGTGAAGAGACTCACGCAGTCCTAGCCACCGCTTCTCAGAGCGCATGCGTACACATCCGCGCAGATAGAGAGAACCGACTTGTTGCCTCACCAACCTGTcttgcacacacgcgagccAAATCGGGTACTGCCGGGCACGAGACGATTGAtgcagtggcgctgctctttttcttctcttgctgcACGCTGTTGTTTGCCCACTCCGTTTCTCGTCTTACCCCTTCTTCTTCTACCCCATCCACCGTGCCATTGGGCATTGTATAGCCCCCGACTCGGTTGCCGCGGCCTTGCCATCCTGTGTTCTTCTCGAGCGGCTCTCCGTGCTgacactgctgctgccctcgcggAGGGTTTCTTGAGCGAGCGGACGCCGATAGGTTTCCCGAGAGCCCTCTGCTTTGGCTTCCGCACGGCTTCTTTTCCTGTGTGGCTTTCGCATCGTTTTCTCGGCCCCTCCTCGCCTACACTAATTTTGCACCGCCCGCGCTCGTCCCTCCCCTCGCTTCGTGTCGCTCATGCCGCAGGACACGTCCGCAGCACAGGCTTCGCCGGGTGAGAGCGGATGCCGTGATGATGAGTGTGCTATCCAGGGGACAGAGCAGCCTGCTCTACCGGTCATGTCACCACAGCTGATGGATCGCGTCAACGCCTCCGAGTACCTCATTCGAGACATCTTCAAGCGCTACGCGCCTTCCGAGATCGGAGTTGCGTTCAACGGCGGAAAGGACAGCGTGGTGATGTTCGAGTTGCTTCGTAGCGCTGTGACAgcaccggtgctggcgcagtGCTGCATCTTTGTGGTTGAACACAATGATGAGTTTGACGAGCTGCGCAAGTTTCGCGCGTGGTACATGCAGGAGGTTGCGCGAGGTCTGCCACTAGTGCACCAGGGTGCGTCGCAGGACATGCGACTCAGCCTATGGACGCTCACGGAGAAACACCCGCTCAAGGTGGTCTTCATGGGCACGCGCAAGACGGACCCGCACGGCCGGTATCAGAAGGAGGCAGTGGAGAAAACGACGCCAGGCTGGCCAGACTTCTTGCGCGCATGCCCCCTCTTTCACTGGTCCGTGAACGATGTGTGGGCGTACACCAGGCTCATGTGCATCCCGCAGTGCAGCCTGTACGAGAGCGGCTACTCATCAGTGGGCCGAAGTGCAGATACAAACCGCAACCCGCTCTTGAGGCGGGATGACGGGAGCTACCGGCCAGCTTGGGAACTGACGTGCGACAACGCAGAAAGGGAAGGGCGCCAAACGGAAtgagaagaagcgcagcaacagcggcaggtGACTGTCGATTGCTCTCATCATCGTGTACCGTTCTGGCGGGGGCCAGACGTGCGCACCTGCCTGCCCAACACGCGTCCCGTGTGTAGGACCCCTTTACGGCTGCGTGAAGGTTGTGCAGCGGCtgattttcttttttttttcggtctCCATTCTGCttcctgcaccgccgtcaaGTATATGAGGAGagccgcgcgtgcgtccgTCTCCGCACTGTAGAAGCAGCGGTGCTACGCTGACTGGAGAGGAGCTATCGTGGACCGCGGGGGATGCCGTGcaccctcttctctcgctctctttgttGCTTGTGGGGCACATCTGTTTGCTGTGTCGTCGTCGTATCTGCCTGAACTGCTGTGCTCTGCTGGAGTGTATTGCCTGGCTCTTTCGGTGAGAGAACGCGGCTTTGTGTGCGActgtgtggagggggagagaggggcatcACCGGGAATGACCGCCTTCCATGCGTCCATGCTGCTCCTCTAAGTTCTCTTCAACGGCACGAAGAGCGCACAGCGCGGGAGAACGCAATGATGGCTTGATGTGCGCATATGTAAGTGCCTCCCACACGCTCTCTCGCGCGTTGCGCTTCGGCACGAAGTGCTCTGCTGGGCCCCTGCAGCCGTATCTGCTTCTCGTGTGCAGTCTTCGCGCCTTCACCTTGTTGTTTCAGTGCGTTCTTACTGCTGATGCGGTGGTGTGGGGTGTGACGGCTGTGGCACACATGTCTACACATTCGACTCATATGACCACGCCTCCACAGCAACGGGCGCCCCACGTCCAAACGCGGATGCATGCGGTAGCCTAAAGCGTatgcccctccctctttctcgctctcctgATCGTTGCTGCATTCAGTCATGTGATGCTGATGCTATCCTTCCTCCATCTCAGATGTATTCACCGGTGGAGGTCCGGCCCCCCCCCTACGCCCCTCTGTCTTCCTCTTTCATGCCCTGCCCAGAGGTTttggtgggtggggtggagggcAAGGTGCTGAGAAAGGATACAAAAACTACCTGAATACTTGCGCTCACCATCAATGCGGTAGAAGCGTGCGAGCGACGCAGTTAGATAATGGGCGGTGGCGAAATACGGCACTAAATAGGCATAAAAAAAGAAGACCCGGCATACCAGCTGGACTGTTCGTGTACGCGCTTCTCGGAGGCACCACTGTGCACCCTTTTGGGTGCTCATACttacgtgtgcgtgtgtgtgtgagggggaCGGGAGGGCAGGGACGTGTACTGTGAACGTTACTTTGTGGCTCTCTTCCACTCTCCCTCATGTCGCGAGAAGAAAATAAAACGAAAAAAGGCGATGGAGCCGAGCtcgccacctcgcgcacgTGCCCGCTTCCGTCTTCTTGCACCGCATCTCTTTCCTGTCTTCGTCTCCCtcgcgccgccacgccctGCAGCCCGTTCTTGGACGGCGTTTTGaaaaatacacacacacacacacacacacacactggaTCTGGCCACGCCCACTACGCACGTTCGCAGCGATAGAAAAGGAGCATCGGATTAGCACACAGCGTTGAGATCGGAGGCGCCGCGATCACTACAACAACGGCAAGATGAGCGGGCAGCCCTTTGATGCGATGTGGAcggctccgccgccgccgtcctaCATCGACACCGTGTACATGAACCCAAAGGACTACGTCGTACTGGCCACGAGtagcggcgaggaggcgttTGTGCACCGGGACTGCTTGATGGAGTCGCCTGTGTTGCGGCTCGCGTTTCGCAAGCGCGTCCCACTCTTTACGGAAAACGTCTTGGTGGCGTTTTTCAAGGAGGACGAGCCATCGTGCACCGGTGCCTCGTCGCCCAGCATAAATGCCGTGGACGGGGCCCTCGCATCCGGGCAGCCtatcgcagcagcggtggatccggccgctggcgacggagg encodes the following:
- a CDS encoding phosphoadenosine phosphosulfate reductase-like protein; the protein is MSPQLMDRVNASEYLIRDIFKRYAPSEIGVAFNGGKDSVVMFELLRSAVTAPVLAQCCIFVVEHNDEFDELRKFRAWYMQEVARGLPLVHQGASQDMRLSLWTLTEKHPLKVVFMGTRKTDPHGRYQKEAVEKTTPGWPDFLRACPLFHWSVNDVWAYTRLMCIPQCSLYESGYSSVGRSADTNRNPLLRRDDGSYRPAWELTCDNAEREGRQTE